CGGTAGGGGTAGGTGGTGGTGGCAGCAGCTCGTTACGTCTGGCCTGAATCAGGAGACCTCCCGGCAAGCCGTAGAAGACGTTCTTGAAAGCGTTCCACAATTCACTCTTCATGGCGCCTCCCTTCGACTTCTCCGTACTGCTGGAATCACGCGGCTCCGCGGAGCCGCCGAACTTCGCGTCCAGGGCGGGGAAAACACCGAAGATAAAGAACGAGCTGCACGCAGCTACGGCCAGCAACGCCGCATGCGACGCTCCAGGCCCAAACCACACGCAACGAACTGCCTTGTGCCACCACACTTTTAAGTTGGACCCGCTCCGGGCGTACCTCCGGGGGGCAATACATCCTGCCACAGTCGCAACCTGTCCGTCAACTCGGCCGAGCATGGCTCAACATGGCGGCCGGTGACCTCCCAGCGCTATTCGACCGATTCCCGTCCGCAGTTGGTCCGCAGCAGCCCACGATGCGACCGATTCCGACCAACGAACCCAACGAGCGAATCGCCTGGTCATCCGACCCCCGCGGTCGCCACCAACAGCCGTCAACTCAGGCAAACGTCGAGAGGTACAATCTCAAAAACCGTTGTCCTCACGGACGTGTGGGTTCGAGTCCCACACTCGGCACAGTTTTTCCGGCGGTACCGGCGGTGAATTCCGGCACCGCCGCCGTGCGATTTCTCCCGGGCTTTCCGGGCATGTGCCGCGCGATCCGATCGCGAAGTCGTGTTATACCTCCAGTTCCTCTTCGATGGTCTTCAGGCGGTGCCGGGCCAGGGCGAGATTGGCCCGGCCGCGGTCGAGTGCCAGATAGAGGAACAGGCCCTTGGATTTACGTCCGGTCATCGGCCGGATGATGTGGTATTGGGCGGAGAGGGTGATCAGGATGTCCTCGATCTCCTCCTTGAGGCCGAGCTGATCGATCGTGCGCATCTTGGAGCGCACCACCTCGGTGTTGCCGGCCGCCGCGACCTGGAGGTCCAGTGCCTTCGAGCTGCCGAGCATGCCGAGGGCCATACCGCTGCCGTAGTCGACGACCGCGGCCCCCACCGCGCCGTCGATGGTCATCATGTCCTTCAGGGCGAGATCCATATTGGTCATGCCGATTCCTTTTCCTTGTTTCCGTCGGGTTCTTCGCTGCGAGGGTTGGTGATTCATCCGGTATCGGTGATCCGGTCCGTACCGGGCTCGGCCACGGCAGGCTTGAGATGGTCGGCGATCGCACGGGCCGCCGGCCGGGATTCCAGGTGCAGCCGGCCCACGTTCACGTCGGGTCCGGCCAGTACGGTCAGCGAGGTCCAGCCGGCCGCGTAGATCACCGCGTAGCCGTCGGTGCCGTTGACCACGACCTCGTGGAAGCCGCCGCCGTGCGCGGTGGTGACCAGGCGATGCGACACCGCCAGCTGGGAGGCCGCCAGCGCCGCGATGCCGTTGGGCTCGATGTGCGACGGCAGGGTGTGCGCGACCAGCAGCCCGTCGTTGGACGCGACCAGCGCGCCGGTCAGCGCGGGCAGTCGCTCCCGTAGCGCCCGCAACTCGGCCAGCACCTTCGGATTCGGTTCGGATCCGGGCATCGCCACCTTGGTAAACCTCCCTATGAATTCGCCGAGCACGGTGCTGCGTGTGTTCCGCCGCAGTCGCAAGGTCACACGAACTCCTCCAACGCCGTCCTGAGCCGGACCAGCAACTCGCGATCCACCGGTTTCCAGATCTCCGGCACCGCGGCGGCCTCGGCCGGCGCCACGGTGGCGCGCGGTGCCGAGGTCTCGCCCGGCTCCGCGGGCACCGCGTGGCGGGGTCCCGCACCGGACGGCGCCGAATCATGTTGTCCGGCAGCGTTTTCCGGAGGATCCGCGGCGGCGGCGTGGCGTGGTCCCGGCGCGCGCGGCGGCGCCTCCGGCGGGACCACGGTGATCCGGCGACGGCGCGGCAGCGGCGCGAGCGCGGCCGGGGCGGGGGCCGGGGCGGCCGGTACCGCGGGCGGCCGGGCGGCACTCGGCGCCTCGAGCAGGCCCACCCGCGTCAGCCGCCGCACCGCCACCAGGCAGCCGTAGCTGGTGCGGCCCAGATCCCCGGCGATCCCCGCGATACTGCGCCGGGCGTCGGCGGCCGCCAGGATCTCGGCCTCGCCGCCGGTGAGCGGCACCCGCTTGCGCCGGGTGCGGCGCGCCGGCACCACCGGTGCGCGGTCGACCAGTTCCAGCGGCCACGATCCGGGTTCGGCCGCGTGGCGGCGATCGCATTCGTGCACCAGCACCTCGAGCGGGATCCGGCAGACGGCGGCGAGCCACTGCGCGGGCGCCGGGCGGAACTCGGGCGTCCCGGGTTCGGCGAGCAGGAAATACGCGGCGTCGAACACCGCGAGCATGGCCAGCATCTGCAGCCGTGGCCGGCGCAGTATCGGGCCGGGATCACCGGCCTGCGCGCGCTGCCAGTCGTCGGCGGTGGCCAGGCCGGTCGTCACCACCAACTGCTCCAGGCCGGGGGTGCGCGGGCAGCCGGCGCCGGTGATCCGGCCGTCGGCGAAGTGCAGGACGCCGTCGCCGACGGTCAGTGTGCCGGTGGACCGCTCGTCGGCCATCCGCCGCAGTTCCGTGATGAGCGCCTCACCCATGGCCGCCTCCGGTCAGTTCGGCGAGGATCGCCCGCACCCGGAATCGCGCGAACGCGAGATTGCTACCGCCCTCGGCATCGAACACCGCGTGCACGAACAGCCGGCCGATGTAGTCGCCGTCCACCAGATTCAGCAGATGGAATCGTGTTGCGCCACTGACGATCAGCTCGGCGCCGCCGTCGTCACCCACCGCCAGCGCCGGACAGCCGAGGACCGCGCGCACCACGTCGGTGGTGCCGGCCGCGTCCTCGTGTTCGTCCAGCGGATCGTGCGAACCGGCCGCCGCGATCGCCAGTCCACTCGCCCCGTCCACCAATGTCACGCTGCGCGCCCCCGGTAT
This DNA window, taken from Nocardia sp. BMG111209, encodes the following:
- a CDS encoding roadblock/LC7 domain-containing protein, whose amino-acid sequence is MPGSEPNPKVLAELRALRERLPALTGALVASNDGLLVAHTLPSHIEPNGIAALAASQLAVSHRLVTTAHGGGFHEVVVNGTDGYAVIYAAGWTSLTVLAGPDVNVGRLHLESRPAARAIADHLKPAVAEPGTDRITDTG